Genomic DNA from Gemmatimonadota bacterium:
GCCCGACTTCGCGCTACCGGGAGCGACCCGCTTCGGGGCCCTGGATCAACCCGTTCGGCTGAGTGACTACCGCGGTGAGACTGTGGTGCTGGCGTTCTTCTTCAAAGTCAGGACGCGTGGCTGAACAGTCCAAATGAATGCGTACCGTGATCAGTACGCCAGCCTGTTTCACGGGGGCCAGAACGTGGTCCTCATCGGAATCTCGAACGACTCGCAGGAAGAGTTGCGTTCCTGGCTCAAGGACGCGGACTACCCGTTCCTGTTCGCCAGTGATCAAGCTCACCAGGGTGCGACCTACCAGGCGTACGGAGGTGGGCTGCGGGACACCGGCAACATCGATAGCCGCACGGTCATCGTGGTGGGCCCGGACGGGCGGATTACGGGTGTGATCCCGCAATTCAACCAGGTGGA
This window encodes:
- a CDS encoding redoxin domain-containing protein — translated: MRRFAAFVLLAGALSMGKAAPAAAQQTGSGLLAVGQMAPDFALPGATRFGALDQPVRLSDYRGETVVLAFFFKVRTRG
- a CDS encoding redoxin domain-containing protein — encoded protein: MNAYRDQYASLFHGGQNVVLIGISNDSQEELRSWLKDADYPFLFASDQAHQGATYQAYGGGLRDTGNIDSRTVIVVGPDGRITGVIPQFNQVDPQAYEELQAMIDAVTPEPES